One part of the Halopenitus persicus genome encodes these proteins:
- the cbiT gene encoding precorrin-6Y C5,15-methyltransferase (decarboxylating) subunit CbiT, whose product MAQVSLPHDAKAGPTKPAVRAVLLSKLDLDPTDHLVEVGSCTGAVTVEAARRAGRVTAIERKPERAAVTRKNLAANGIEAAANDTEVAANDTETGTVSADAGDGTTDVGEGTADATVEIRETEAPAGLPADADVLFLGGSRNYEAVLDHAVETGVDRVVMNVSRLEVAGAAATAFRDRGLLEDVLQFQVSHGYELAGATSFDSDNPVYMLIGGTGGDAEADR is encoded by the coding sequence ATGGCACAGGTCTCGCTCCCACACGACGCGAAGGCCGGCCCGACGAAACCCGCGGTTCGGGCCGTCCTGCTGTCGAAACTCGATCTCGATCCGACCGACCACCTCGTGGAGGTCGGATCCTGCACCGGCGCCGTCACCGTCGAGGCGGCACGCCGGGCGGGTCGGGTGACGGCGATCGAACGCAAGCCCGAACGGGCGGCGGTCACGCGGAAGAACCTCGCGGCGAACGGTATCGAGGCCGCGGCGAACGACACCGAAGTCGCAGCGAACGACACCGAGACGGGGACGGTCAGCGCGGACGCCGGCGACGGTACCACGGACGTCGGCGAGGGCACCGCGGACGCGACCGTCGAGATCCGGGAAACGGAGGCGCCCGCCGGGCTCCCGGCCGACGCCGACGTCCTGTTTCTCGGCGGCAGCCGGAACTACGAGGCGGTGCTCGACCACGCCGTCGAGACCGGCGTCGATCGCGTGGTGATGAACGTCTCCCGGCTGGAGGTCGCCGGCGCGGCCGCGACCGCCTTCCGGGACCGGGGGCTCCTCGAGGACGTCCTGCAGTTCCAGGTGAGCCACGGCTACGAGCTGGCCGGCGCGACGAGCTTCGACTCGGACAATCCGGTGTATATGCTGATCGGCGGGACGGGTGGCGACGCGGAGGCCGACCGATGA
- a CDS encoding DUF7839 domain-containing protein translates to MAEHAAESEEFGVLRSKRNATRYQILVEIAERQPAVNQREVADAIGITAQAVSDYLGDLIEQDYVEKHGRGRYEVTKEGVDWLISQTEELRGFIQHVSEDVIGQVEVETAIATTDVAEGETVSLTMRDGVLRAMAGDTGGATAVAVTDADAGGDVGITNFQGVVEYDLGAVTAVSIPHVRDGGSRTVDPDRLRELAADHDLLAVAGVEALVAATDADLEPDVRFGSAAAVQEAATKGIDVLLLATATRLSAHTDELREGNVSYEVVDAAEE, encoded by the coding sequence ATGGCGGAACACGCGGCGGAATCCGAGGAGTTCGGCGTGCTCCGGAGCAAGCGCAACGCCACCCGGTATCAGATCCTGGTGGAGATCGCCGAGCGCCAGCCGGCGGTCAACCAGCGGGAGGTCGCCGACGCGATCGGCATCACCGCCCAGGCGGTCAGCGACTACCTCGGGGACCTGATCGAACAGGACTACGTGGAGAAACACGGCCGGGGGCGCTACGAGGTGACCAAGGAGGGCGTCGACTGGCTGATCTCCCAGACCGAGGAGCTTCGGGGGTTCATCCAGCACGTCTCGGAGGACGTGATCGGGCAGGTCGAGGTGGAGACCGCGATCGCCACGACCGACGTCGCGGAGGGCGAGACCGTCTCGCTGACGATGCGCGACGGCGTGCTCCGGGCGATGGCCGGCGACACCGGCGGCGCGACCGCGGTCGCCGTGACCGACGCGGACGCCGGCGGCGACGTCGGGATCACCAACTTCCAGGGCGTCGTCGAGTACGACCTCGGCGCCGTCACCGCGGTGTCGATCCCGCACGTCCGCGACGGCGGGAGCCGGACCGTGGATCCGGACCGGCTCCGGGAGCTCGCCGCCGACCACGACCTGCTGGCGGTCGCGGGCGTCGAAGCGTTGGTCGCCGCGACCGACGCGGACCTGGAACCGGACGTCCGGTTCGGAAGCGCGGCGGCGGTCCAGGAGGCCGCCACCAAGGGGATCGACGTGCTGTTGCTCGCCACCGCGACCCGGCTGTCGGCGCACACGGACGAGCTCCGCGAGGGCAACGTGAGCTACGAGGTCGTCGACGCCGCCGAGGAGTAG